A segment of the Candidatus Nanopelagicales bacterium genome:
TGGGGGCAGCCATGGTGGCGATCCTCATGAGCATGCTGACCATCCGCCACACCCGTGCCGAGGAGGATGCCGGCCGGCTGGAACTCGTCCAAGCCGGTGTCGTGGGGCGCGCTGCCCCGCTTGCAGCAGCGCTTGGGCTGACGTTCTCGGCCTCGGTGGTGCTGGGCCTGCTTACTGCGCTGGGCCTGATCGCCGTGGGCCTTCCGGTGGCCGGCTCCCTCGCGTTTGGCGCATCCTGGGCGGTCGTCGGAATCGCGTTCGCAGCTATCGCCGGAATTGCAGCCCAGTTCACGCGGTCGGCTCGAGCGGCGAATGGGATCAGCCTGACCGTGTTGGCAGCGGCTTATCTGATCCGGGCCGCCGCCGATGGCAGCAACTCATTGACGTGGGCATCGTGGTTGTCACCGCTCGGAATCGGCCAGCAAGTTCGCGCGTACGCCGGTGATCGGTGGTGGGCTGCGGCGCTGCTGCTCGCGACTGGGGGAGGTCTGGCGGCAGCGGCATTCGCGCTGAACTCCAGGCGCGACCTTGGTGCGGGGATCCTGCCCGAACGGGCGGGTCCGGCCACCGCCGGGAAGGGCTTGGGCAGTGCGCTCGGCCTCGCCTGGCGGCTGCAGCGCGGAGCACTCTTGGGTTGGCTGGTCGCCTTTCTGATCTTCGGTGCGTTACTGGGCAACCTCGCGACCACCGCGTCGGCGATGCTCGATACCCCACAGGT
Coding sequences within it:
- a CDS encoding ABC transporter permease; translation: GAAMVAILMSMLTIRHTRAEEDAGRLELVQAGVVGRAAPLAAALGLTFSASVVLGLLTALGLIAVGLPVAGSLAFGASWAVVGIAFAAIAGIAAQFTRSARAANGISLTVLAAAYLIRAAADGSNSLTWASWLSPLGIGQQVRAYAGDRWWAAALLLATGGGLAAAAFALNSRRDLGAGILPERAGPATAGKGLGSALGLAWRLQRGALLGWLVAFLIFGALLGNLATTASAMLDTPQVRDLFAKLGTSGALTDSFLAAEMRIVGLIAAAYAIQAAMRLHSEEVTTHAETVLATGTSRIRWAGSHIAVAILGSAVLLVAAGVSAGAAHAVQVDDWAQVGRVTAGAAVGVPAVWVLVGVVVLIFGFLPRLAWLAWAVLIFFVLLGEFGELLKVPQPAMDISPFTHVPKLPGGQFTATPLIVMTLVAVGLVVAGLVGFRRRDLL